Below is a genomic region from Peromyscus leucopus breed LL Stock chromosome 17, UCI_PerLeu_2.1, whole genome shotgun sequence.
ctGGTCATGGCCTTGCCTCTCCTCCTTCAGCTCAGCCCGAAGTCGCTCCAGCTCCCGCTGCAGAGCAGGGATATCCTCTGAGAAAGTAGGCCCAACCCCCAGAGGCCCCAGGGAGGCAGCATCTCGATGCAGGGCAGCCTGGGCCCGCAGCTCcagcagctcctgctccagcaggtTCACCTTCTCTCGCAGTAGTTCTGCCTCGTTCTTCTTGCGCTGCAGTTCATTCTCACAGACCTCCAGCTCCAGCCCCTTGGTGCGCAGGGCACTCTCCAAGTCCTGGGTCTTCAACTCCATGCCCTCCAGTTTGCCCCGCGTGTCCTTCAGCTGTGCCTTGAGACTGAGGATCTCACTGGCCTTGGTGTTCACCTCTATCTGGGACTCTTTGAGCTGTTGCTTCAGAAGAGAGATCTCACCTGACTTCTGGCACACCTGCCAAGGGTGGGGTGAGAAAGAATGAGACACGGTTGCCAGAAGTGATTGGCATCCTAACCACGATGACATTTCCACTTCCTAGAGGTTTGAGGCTGCTCCTGACAGAGTGCTCCTTGAACACAGTTCTCGTGCATGTACATGATCTATTTTTCTTGCCTGCATTTCCAAGTGCCTGCCTCATCTCCAGTTCAGGCTCCACGTCCCAGTCTGTGCTCAAACCCAAGGCTATATGCAACTCAATAATCAATGGCTTACTCTGCATACTGCTCCCAGTTCTGTCACCTACCTTCAACACTGGGGATATTGGCTTCAGGATGCAAATACACAGACCTCACACCTGTACGTACCCTCCCCTGCACTCACCTTTGGGGTAAGACTATTTCACCTTGTCCTGCTGCACCCCAAAGGCTAGCCATCCAGTGTGGGATCACAGGCAGTGTCCACCACACATCTGCCAAACAATGGGCGGTGGTCTTCCTCCCTTCCTCGCTTCCCCAACCACCTCACCCATTGGCCATCAAAATTGGGTCAAGAACACAATGAAGTCAGATCAGTGTGTCTCTAGGGTCTTGGCTCTTTGGGGTCATAAGCATTATTTAGGGTCATGGTTATGGTTTGAAATCATGGTCCACACCAGCCTATACATATCAAGCCTGTCTCAGGTACCCCCTCCCATCTCcaactaaaaaaagaaagcatgaaagaaaagaaaaattaaaaaaaaaaagttcatgccTAGTATGCATGAACCTTCCCCCACCAAAAAAGGAAGCCTGGTGACCAAAGCCAGCTAGACTAGTAAAATGAAGGCCAGGGCTTGGTACTACAGAATGGACTGTTGGAACAAAACTAGAGGCCACCACCCCTGtatttcccctcttcctctcccggTAAAGCTTTGCTCCCAATGAAACACtgaccaatgtaaagaagaacaCAGCCTCACCACCAGGCACAGCTAGAGCCCAGAATTTCTTGACAAGGCCAAGTCCCGACCTTGAATTTTTCCCAAAGCCCATGTGTTAAAAGCCTGGTTTCCGATGTGGTAACACTGAGAGGTAGAGGAGCCTCTTAGCAGTAAGGCCTAGTGGAAGATGTTTGAGTCATTGACCCTTGAAGGGGACTGTGGGATGCTAATCTCCATACATGGCCacatgctgctgtgggatgttctgtgtgctctgaatgtgttgctctgattggttaataaataaagtgctgattggccagtagccaggcagggagtataggcgggacaaggaggagaagtctggggagtggaaggctgagaaaggagacgctgccagctgccgccatgagaaacagatgttaagatactggtaagccacgagccacgtggcaacttacagattaatagaaatgggttaatttaagatataagaactagatagcaagaagcctgccgtggccatacactttaaaagtaatataagcgtctgagtgattttTTATAAGTGGCCTGCGGAACTGCGGGGGCTTGCcgggggcttggcgggacccggagagaaactctccagctacaacacGCCCCAATCATGATATCCTGCTTCACCACAGTCTGTTTGCCAACTGGTCATGAAGTGAAGCCTCCAATATTACAAACCTTTCCTCTTTGTAAATGGCACGTCTTGTGCATTTTGttatgaagacaaaaaaaaaaaaaaaaacctgaataacAAACCAAGCCTAGAATCTCATGGAGGGAGGTAGGACAATCACTTTAAAGCACAGGCTTCGAATCCTGGTTGGATCACTTCTGCACCAGGTGAAGCTGGCACACGTTAGCATGGAGGCAACAAGCAATTAAAAGTATGAACTCTGTGGCGGGTTAAGGTGAAATGGTAAACACAGGGTAAACACGTTTGTCTCCAACTCTGACCAGCTAAGTtctgtccctgggacccacacggcaaaaagaaccaactccggaaagttgacctctgacccccacatttGGACTGTAGCATGTACATGCCCACATTCTTATCGTTAAATCCTAGCATTGATCTTTCCTATGTATCAGACATTAACCAAGTCACTTAGCTAGCTATTGGCTATCGGAACTAATTTGTGTATCAGTTTCCTTAATTATAAACTGAAAAACTATAACATATCTACTTCATAATGTGGTTATAAGGATTAGATAGAAGAACATGGCACTTCCTAAATTCCCTGTAAATTAAATGGGTTTATAACAATATTCCTGTCactatttattacttttttttattgtttttctaagtATCCTGACTAGCCAAGGTAGGAACAAGATCATTGAAATATCCAACTTGGTTTCAGACTGGACCACAAGGATGGACGACACGGGCCAACACTCACTACTTATCTCTGAGATGCACAAAAGGTCCCTTTCTTCACCCTTCTTGTGACTACGGGAAGCTCCAGGCAGTTAGGGCTGTGATGCTGATGGTGCGTGCACCACCCCATCCAGGCCTGCTGCTAATCCATTCAAATAGAACAACTGCTCTCCTTCCTTACATAGACGTTTCTGGACTGAACAACAGCActgatgtgcacacacccacTGCCTGCCTAGCCCATGAGGACTGCTCAGGAAGGAAAGTTACTTTCCAACCAGCAGGATTCATGAGGGGACCCTGACTGTTCTCCAGCCAGGCCAGGCTCACATGACTGATTCCAAGATGACTGAAGCACTGAAGAAATAGACTAGTGATGGAGTGTTTTCCTAGCAAACTTGAGGCCATAAGTTTAATCtccagcacaaaaaaaaaaaaaaaaaaaaaaaaaaaaaaaaaaaaaaaaaacccacaaaaaaacaaaacaaaaccaaaaacaaaagaaaacaaagcaaaacctgtCCCCAAAGTGTGACTGTGTATctgtttgtcctttttcttcttcctctgtgtttaAATCCTAGCTGATCAAGTAGAATATGAACTTACACCTCCCCAAGGAGGGGCAATTCCATCACTGATTGCCTACACACGTGGCAGTGGTTAGGGCCCCTTCCCCCAAAGCACCAAATAGACCCAACAAACACAGGCATGCCCATGCATCTTTCTAGTCTCCCATATGTGAGGTCAGCCCTCAGGCAGCCCGGCCGAGCCTCCCTTGTCTGGATTTTGGCTTTCTCACCAAAGACTAGACTAGTGAATTCAATGACTGGGGGGCCATGACGATGATGATGGAAAGAGCAGGAGACTCAGAACTGACTCAGATCACCCCCCCCCATGCTAGTTCAGGAGTCCCTTCCTTAGTCATACATAAAGCTGTCTCTAGCAGCAGGTGCCAGAGCACTCGGTGTTGAGATTGCTTTGCCAGCACAGATGTGGTAGCTGTCAGCAAAGCCTGGGCGGGACGAGTGGAGCCTTACCTCCCACTGGGTCTCCTCCAGCGCAGGGGCGAAGTTGGTCTTCTCCCGCTCGTAGGAGCGCAGCTTGGTCTCCAGCAGGTCCTGCTCCTTCATGAGGCTCTCGAGCTCCTGCCGCAGCTGCCGCTTctcctgctgcagctgcagcaCCTGCAGCTGGAGCACCTGCTGTGTGCGCTGGCTCTTCTGCGTGGCTGGCTTCAGCTTGCTCTTGGGTTCCAGGCACTCCAGCTCGTCCCGGGTTCGCCTTGGCCGCTCCTCAAAGGTCGGGCCGGAGACGAACTCCTTCTCGTCGAAACTGCGCTGTAGCCTCTGCAGCGCGCTTTCCCTCTGCAgcagcttctgctccagctcctgGATGGTGCACTCATCCGTGGAGAGCGGGGAACGCACACAGGACGAGCCCTTGTCTCCCTTGCCTGGGTGAGCCAGCTTGCTGCCCCCATCAGAGAACGACAGAGCCTTTAGGCTCATCATGTTACTGTCCTGAAGGATGATGCCTTGCGTGATGTTGTGGGCTGAACCCCCAAAACGGCTGGTAGGCCCCACGGGGGTGACCAGAGGATCCAGCTGGTAGCTGCTGGTGGTGCTATGCGTGGGCAGGCTGGACATGGAGTTCCGGCCCGAGTCAGACAGGGCCCCTGAGCACTGGCCTGGCTTCAGCTCCTGTTCCTTGGGCTTGTCTGGAGGCATGGGGTGAAGCTGGTGGCTGGCACTCTCGGGTGAAGAGTGGAGGATGGCTCCTGACCGTGGCAGCACAGGCTTGAAGGCGGTGGGCCTCACTGCCCCCTTGTCTGAACTCTGGGGAAACAAAGGACCACACAGGCTTGAATGTCCCTTCCAGACTCATCTCACCTTTCCTCACGGTGGGCGCACATATGCCACCCTCATGAGCCCACCTGAGCTCAGAGCCCAAGTGACACCCTTCTTGGTTGGTAGCCACCCTAGACCTTGTCATTCACTCTGGACCGGCTGAGTATAGAATGCTTTTCTTGTGTacttatatgtgtctgtgtacatccATGCCACAGcgtacacatggaggtcagagggcagcttacaggaaggagtcagttctctccttccaccaggtggaagtcaggttgtcaggcttagtggcaagcccTCAAGTGCTGAGGTATCTCACCCACCTCAGTACACCAGGATTAAGAAGCCCTCTGAGGGAGCTGGAggcagtggctaagagcactggctgctctttcagaggacctagattcTATTCCCCacactcatatggtggctcacatctgttttgtaactctagttccaggggatccgatacaCTCTCccggcctctgtgggtaccaggcacacatgtggtacacatacatacatgtaggcaaagacccatatgcataaaaaataaaaataaacaaatcttacaaaataataagaaaacactctaaggccaggcatgatggcatatgcctttagttatttaacttgggaggcagaggcagggagatctctgtgagttccaggccatcctggtctgtaTAGAGAATTCTGGAcagtttcaaacacacacacacacaccctctgtaCCTAAGAACGTCTTCAGTGATTTGATAGCCTAGGCACTAACAGCAACCGCTGCCACCTGGTCCCGCCCTCTAGAGAGGCTGGATGGGGACTGAGATGTGGTACAGTTAGGACAGCAGACTGTGTCCGCTTCAGCACCCCCTTCCCCCCGCCTCTTCCACTGAGCCCAGCACAAGACTGTACATCACTACTTCCAGTCCAGGTTGGAAGTTTTCTGAAATTTGCAGTTTCCCTCAGAGGAGGACTCTGCCCTTCACAGGGCCTTTGTTTGGAAAGCTCTGTGCAAACACCGGCATCTTTCTTAATCTAGGTTGGGAATTACTGGCCCTAAAAAATCTCATATCTGAAGTGCTCCAGAATCTGCAAGGCTTTGAGTTCAAACAAAGATGCCAAGagtggggagaagaaaaaaaaaacacatacgcTAGGAGATTTGTGTTTTGTGCATAAATCATTTAAAACATCATATAATCATCTTCCACTTTTGTGTGTCAGGTATAtaagaaacataaatgaatattGTGCCTAGGTGTTTCATTATGTCTGTTCAAATATTTCATAGTCTGAAAGAAAACAGCCCTGAAACCCCTCGAACTCCTGTTCGCCAGCATTTCCGGTAAGGGGTATTTAACCTGTGTTTTCAAGCCATTGACTCTGCCACAGAGTGGCCACGGGGACTAAACAGGTAACTTGTTTCCAATGTGCACTAGTGAGCTTACGAGAGCCTGAACTGTTGGAGGGGCTAGATATCCAAATACCCAGGGCTCTTGTGGGCAGCCTTGCTCATTTGACAAGAACAAAATCCCAGGGCCCTTCTCCAGCCAAGGGGACCAGAAACCAAACCACAGGTAGGGCAGGGTGAGAATGCTCACCTCCTAGAGGCCTCTAGAGAgcgtcttcctcctcctgtcaaCTCTTCCAGGGGGGTAAGGGCCCCTCTTCTTCCCTAGCCCGTGAACTGGCTGACATTTGGCCGACTTGAACCACCCAGGTCATGTCAGAGCGGAGTCCAGAAAGGCTAGGATTCCCCTTTGCCTCTGCGGCAGGGCAAACCTAAGATTTCCGGTTTAGGGGATAGACTTTTGATTTCTGCAGTGAGGCCAAATAcgtctgctctcaccactgctgCTCTGGCCTCTTGAAGGCCTGAATGCTTGGATCAAGGTACTCAGCCCTACTACTTCTCACCCTGTTCCAGCGCCCCCAGACACCTTTGTCAGAGAGCCTCACTTACCATTTCCAGCTGATTGGAGAAGGGCAGGAGCTTAGGTGGGGTGGCTGGGTCAAAATCTATGCCAGCCTGCCCCCCCACGTCCCCACTGGATAGGGCTGTGTAGTCTGGACGGTGGGAGCCTCGGGCCTTCTGGCTGACCTTGATGTAGAAGAAGTCTTCGCTTTTCCCCATTTTGGAACTAGACTTGCCGCGTCCTGAGTCCTGGGAGAAGCCAAATCTCAGCAGCCCATCCGAGTAGCGGTTGAGCTTCTTGAGGTGGGAGGATTTGCGCAACTTGTACTGCGAGGCGCGGCAATGCTTGCTGTGGAAGCTGTGGCCTGAGATGAGGCTGCTGACGCTGCCCATGGTGACACGTGGCCAAGGGCCGGCAGGGTAGATAGACCAGGGGCCTGGAGACACTGTAGCAGCAAAATGTAGTCCTGGCGCAGCCAGGGGACTGTAGTCAGAGCCAAACCCTCTCAGAGCCTGGGAGAGCCATGGACCtggaaagagacacagagggaggtcATAGACCTAGACACAGCACCGCCATGATGATGTCAGGAGTGTTGTTCCTACCATTGAAACCTGGATGGTAGAGAAATGTGTCGGCCAGATGCTagctctgcttcttctacctATGAGTGTTTCCATCATTCTGATGATATGAACAGGCCAGATGATATGATATGGCCATCCAGTGGATCTGAAGCACAGGATCATGGAGCCCATATGTCACTACCCATGGATCCCCATGTGGATAGATAGCCCATACCTAATCTACAGGACCCATTTCAACTATGCTAAGGAGAAGTCAGGATGTTTATGGGGAGGGGCACAGAGTTCTGTATACCCAGGGAGTACGAAGGTTTAGATGCATCCATCTCCAATGACATATGCTCATGGTATTTGGGAATGTGATTTGAACTCACTAGTTTTAGATGAGATCATGATGCAGGGGGCCTCATGATGGTCTCTTTAATTAGTATACTGGGGATGGATAGCAGAGCCTAGCTCATTGGGGCTGCCAAAGCCCaggcttttatttaaaattctattaaCAGTAGGGAAGTTACCAAGGACCTAGATTCTATCCCTAGCATGCgcgtgagtacacacacacacacacacacacacacacacacacacaaacaaaagaaatagaaataaagagaaaaagcaaataaataactttaagaattattttttttaaatgttaatgtttttATAAAGCAGCCAAGGATTTGTCACTAATTAAAACAAGGAAGATCACAAGCTGAGCAACTGTAGGTGAGTTGGGCTGAAGAACGGGGTTTGGTTTGAGACTGTAGGTTTGTAAAAGCTGATGGGCACCTGGGCTTGATGGAGTAGGAAGGCTGTAGGCAGTGAGGGAGGCGCCGGAGCTGCGAATTTACAGCAAAGGTGTGAGTGTGCAGAGACAGCTGATAAAGGAGCTGCCGCTGCAGAAAGACAAGTCTGGGGATGGATGGGTTCAGGGAGCAagctcaggaggcagggaggacgCTGAGAGCGGAGGCCGTCCACACACAGGAGGACCTTCTGCATTCTGCACACTGTGTCACTCAAGACTAGGTCCTGTCTTCTATtgtgtggattcctgggatcaaACCTGAGcccccaggcttggtggcaagtgcctttacccagtgagccatcacCTCTTGGGCAGATGGCTCCTCCTTTCTTGCACAGCACGGATACATTGGTGAGGATCATACATGCCATGTTGTAAGGCCAGACCACTGGCTTTGGCTAAGAAAAATTTCAATATGAAAACCTATGTGGCTCTGACTGGGTTGATATTAGAGAGCCCAGACTGCCCTCAAGCTCAAGTCAGCCTGCTGCCttactctcccaagtgctaagattgcaGATGAACCACCCAGCCTGGCTGAGACGCCCACACTTCGATAGGAACTGTAGGAAGATGGAGCATGCTTACGGAGTGCAGTGTGATGCTTGGCACAGTACGTGTGCCCCTACAGATATGTCTAGGATAAACAGAAGCCTATGACAGCATGGTGCCTTCAAAAGCCAGTGACAGATGAAGTGTAACTGCAACATGGGGCATGTGTGTATTAAGTTTGAATGCTAATGGCTTCCCCACAGCgtatgtatttgaatgcttgggtcccagctggtggaactgttttgggaagcTGTGGAACCTTTCGGACTGGGATCTGACAGGCAGACATAGGGCCATGTGAGTAAAGCAAGAGAGACACAGCCAGTTCTTGTTTCACCCAgagttctctgtttcctgatccaTCAAGATGTGAGCAGCAGGCCTGCAGAGATGGGTCCATGGATGAAGGGCTTGCCATGCAAGTGGGAGGCTagaattcagattcccagaacccataagTATAGCGCAGGCACGGTGACCCACCTGACAAGCCCAAGGTTCGAGTTAGAGGCCTGGTTTCAACAGAGAAAGGTAGATACCGAGCTTGGATGAAGAAGGATGCTTGACACCAACTTGTAGCCTCCACGTACATATGGATACATGTGCACCTTCATACATGTGTGCCcatatacatgtgaacacacatacacacatatatgaaaaaaaaaaaccacaaaatataAAACGTGAAGAGCCCCAACTGCATACCCTGGCCACCATGCTTTCTCTGCCTGATAGGCTGTGTGACCCTCTCAAACTCTGAGGTGAGAtcagccttcctcccctcctgcAAGTTGCTTCCGTCAGGTATTCTAGTGCAGCAACAAGGAAGGCAAGTGATAAACATACTAAATAAATCTGTTTAGGGCTGTTATGCCTGCCATCTCCTCTCCCCTGGCTCTTGCATCAAAGGTGAGAGGGCCAATGCCTTTCCCCATTTGTTTGTTACACACATCACAAACACGGGGTGTCTACGGTGCAAACCCTGCCAGGCTTCCCGTCATGCTCACAGTACATCTTAGGGCTCCTCTGCACATCCCGAATCCTTCACTGACACCCACAGTCACAGCAGCACTGCCTCTCTCTGGGCGGTGAGCACCAGAGGCTTTGCCCACTTCGGGCACGCTCATCTGCGCCTGGCCTGCCTGGCCTCCATATACGTGACTCTCGCCCTTTGCTCCCAACTCACCTCCTTGTATCCTAGACAAGTACAGCTCCTTCACTGCTTTCCACAACCAACCCACTTATTTCCCATCTAATAATTCCTTTAGCCGATAacactcttattttaaaatgtagttcatTGCACATATCTCCACCATATTTGAATTCTGTGGCAACAAATACTTTGTCATCTGTGGCAGCCAGAACAAAACTGAGGAAGATTAATCAGCAGCTCAGAGAGCTACTGTAATGCCTCAGACAGTCAGCTCACCCCTGAGCAATGGGGGCCTTGAACTTAGATCTGCATGTCACCATCTGTTAGATGAACATAGATCTATACTACCACATGCTGTTGAGGATGTAGACTCAGAGATGTTTAGTTCCTGTCCCAATGACCAAGATGAGTCCCTAAGGTTGGGAGAAAACCTAGAGGAGAAAACAAGGACCAGAAGCCTCCTGCCACACCTTCATTTCCTTTAAATACAAATATCAGGAGGGTTCCGGGCACCCTGAGTGGCAGCCTGGGTGACTCTGGCTTGCTGTGCACAAATTTCATGCTGGGCGCTCAGAATCGAGAGAAAACAAAGAGCATTAGGAGAAAAGGGAGGTGTGGACAAAGGACAGGCGCCTCCGGTCCCAAGGAGAGCAGACCTGTCCCTTAGTCTATACACCCTCAGGTCTTAACATTCAGGGAGCTGTCAAGTTCAAGCTTTCTCCGAGAGCCACTTGAAACCAAGCTGATTACTCCTTAAGTGTCCGGACTTGTTCTCCCGTCCACTCAGAGAGCATTCCAGCAACCTTGGTTGGAATCCAGGCTTATTCTCACCCACCCCCATCAGACTTGATGCCTCTCTCCTCTGCAAGGACAGGGTGAAAGGGCTCCTCCCAGTGCCTGGGAAACAAGATTTCATTGGCCAAGGGGAAAAGCAGGAGCCACATAGCTCTTAAGagatttgggaagaggaaaagaagaggaaagaagccaCTCTGAGTGTGGTAGGGTAGCCTAGGCTGCACGAGCTCTTAGgaacttcacagatgagtctgagTTAGTAGCAGATGCCATGTCTGAGGAGCTCCGAAGAGGACAGGAACCCAAAACAGCCTCCATTTCTCAGAATCCCTACCAGGGGAATACAGGACCTCCCTGTCCCTGTTCCCCAGCAGCACCGACATTCACCCCTcctccagggccagcctggactgagcTTCACTACACCAGTACAGGAAATGGGCAAGATAACCAAAGCCCGCAATTTTGACCCTTAGGTGGGAACGGGGAGGGATGCCTCTGACACTCTTTCTCGACCCGTTCTGCACTCTCCTCTTCAAAGGAAACCAGGGCTGAAGCAGATGTGACACATTCTTGTGTATCCCCTCCAGAAAGTGGAAGGAGAAGCATGGAGTTGAAAGATGTTTGTCTGAATTCCAAACCAATGGTCTTCCTTCGCATGGAGTAAAGCAGCCGGCCCTCGCCCACAACATACACAGACAGGCTTCAGGCCGAGGAGAGAAGTTCCGGGCATCCATGCATACGTATCCTGTTGCTCTTGCCCACACAGCAGAGAAGGCCAAGCTCAGGATGAGCAGCCTCTCGCTGCTTACTTGGTTCTCTCGCTCCCAcagccctccttcccttcttctacAGGGAGGGGTCTGGGCTAGAGGAAGTGAGGCAGGTAGGACAAACTGGCttctggcttggaactcacagccATGCCGTGGACCCCTTGCTGTGTCCAGGAACAGTTGTCAaagatgctcctgcctcacttCCTCTAGCCCAGACCCCTCCTTGTAGAAGAAGGGGTTCCAGATGAAAGGAGGGCTGTGAGATTGAGAGAACCAAGTGAGCAGCTAGAGGCTGCTCATCCTGAGCTTGGCCTTCTCTGCTGTGTGGACACCACATATGGGTCCAAAATTGGAAGCAGGTAGAGACCACAGTACAAGGCTGAACGCTCCCTTGCCTTATGTCTTCCCTGGGCTCGCTTTCCAATCACAACATGAGGCTGAATTTGATTCCCTTTTGTGTTTTTAGACGTCTTAAGAATTTAATAAGAATTACTGTCCCCTCCTCAGAAAAATGTACTCTACAAGCTCTTGGCTAAGACTTCTGAGGACCCCTTGGCCACTAGCGCCCGACCCTTGATTGACCTAGTTTAAAAACATGAATACACGCTCTAACATGAACTCTGGGGAGAAAGTTTGGCCTTGGCTTATGGACTTGACTTTGCTGCTTCCCTCTGGGGACGGGAAAGATGGGGAATGGGGACAAGGACAGGGTGACAAAGCAGAGCAAATGAGTGGCATGACCTCAGTCCCCTCAAGACGTCAGGCCCAGCCGCCCTAGTTCCTAAGATGTGGGCGGGTTTGAGACTGACTTCCAAAGGAATGtctaggccaggcatggtggttgtactacttaggagactgaggcaagagaataaCTAATtagggaccagcctgggctacatagcaaggccctgtctcaggaAAGTGAAAAGGAGATAGGATCACCAGGTGTGCAGACTGGGAGGCCCCCTAGTGAGGGTCACAGTGTTCAGGGTACTGTGTCTCAATTCGGCTGGTCTCGTGCCTGGCAGTCCATGATGCCATCTTCATTCTTGtgtttcattcttattttaataaaggGTTTTAAGAGTTGAAATACTCACAAAACTaacccaagggctggagaggctAAGAGCACGTTCTGCTTTTGTCGAGGGCCcgattcagtttccagaacccacacagtggctcacagcagtCTGCAACtacagttctgggggatccaataccttcttctgactcCCTAAAAGTACTAGAGGTGCACAAACAGCACACGTGAGCACACACgaacatgcatgcaaaacacacaggaaattAATTCACAGGAATAAATCTTacaatcaaaaaaaaattgaccCAAGCACTCCATGAAGTATGGACAATTGTTAAAATGCTGACATGTTGGTTTCAGAAATAAAACACGGCAGAGCTGAACTCCCCTCCCACATTTCCCCAACCCCCTACCCCACGCTCTCTCCCCAAGGGAAGCCAGTCCCATGAATTTGACAGGAACATATTTGGatcataaaacattttaacatgggctggagagatggctcagaggttaagagtaccggactgctcttccagaggtcctgagttcaattcccagcacccacgtggtggctcacaaccatctgtaatgtgacctggcaccctcttctgtatacataataaataaatcaatcttttttttaatcatattgtgttccattaaaaaaacattttaacataGTCTATATTGATGCTATATGCTTCTTATACAAATGTTATGCTGCTTAACTTCACCCCATTCCTGCTGTTCATTCAGGTCACCGTGAGGCACAGGGCTAGCATCACCTACTGCCTGGTGCATCTGTGGGGAGCTGCTGTTCTTCACATTGCAAAGGCTCTCTGCTCAGACCTAGCCATTGTGTTGCAAGACCTCTCTTATATGTGACAACTTTGGCACACACATGAGAGCTTTTCTAAGTTTGTTCTATTGAGGTCTTGAAAGCTGTCTAGGctttcaacccccaccccctttagCTGAATCCCTCCAGGACAGCTGACACCTGAGCCCCTTATTAGCcaagaaggaaagcaggaagatgAGACACAAAGCCCCCAAATCACACTTCGCCCAGTCACAAGAAGGCAAGGGCAGGGTCAGTCAGTCACTTTACGGCAGGGCAAATCTGCGGCTGGATTTTTCTTAAGAGATGCTGTCCctgtggagggggtgggaagagccCTGAGGGTAAAGTCAGCCGGAAGAACCTCAGCAAACCTGCAGCAGCCAGATGGGAGAAATAGCATGTCCATGAGACCTTCCATAACACGGGAGCCAGAGAGACCTTGGA
It encodes:
- the Lzts1 gene encoding leucine zipper putative tumor suppressor 1, whose protein sequence is MGSVSSLISGHSFHSKHCRASQYKLRKSSHLKKLNRYSDGLLRFGFSQDSGRGKSSSKMGKSEDFFYIKVSQKARGSHRPDYTALSSGDVGGQAGIDFDPATPPKLLPFSNQLEMSSDKGAVRPTAFKPVLPRSGAILHSSPESASHQLHPMPPDKPKEQELKPGQCSGALSDSGRNSMSSLPTHSTTSSYQLDPLVTPVGPTSRFGGSAHNITQGIILQDSNMMSLKALSFSDGGSKLAHPGKGDKGSSCVRSPLSTDECTIQELEQKLLQRESALQRLQRSFDEKEFVSGPTFEERPRRTRDELECLEPKSKLKPATQKSQRTQQVLQLQVLQLQQEKRQLRQELESLMKEQDLLETKLRSYEREKTNFAPALEETQWEVCQKSGEISLLKQQLKESQIEVNTKASEILSLKAQLKDTRGKLEGMELKTQDLESALRTKGLELEVCENELQRKKNEAELLREKVNLLEQELLELRAQAALHRDAASLGPLGVGPTFSEDIPALQRELERLRAELKEERQGHDQMSSGFQHERLVWKEEKEKVIQYQKQLQQSYLAMYQRNQRLEKALQQLARGDGAGEPFEIDLEGADIPYEDIIATEI